From the genome of Thalassoglobus sp. JC818:
GTTTGCACGTGCGAGATCGTGCACAAAAAAATTAGAAAATGCTCTAGCGGCGGAGTCATCGAAGAATGAATTCAAACGAATCGATTCAATCTTTCCTGGCGGGTGATGTCTTCGCAGTCGCAGGAGCATCCACAGAGCGACACAAGTACGGAAACAAAGTTTTGAGGTGCTATCTTCAGAACGATCGAACCGTCTACCCGGTGAATCCCAATGCCGATGTTGTTGAGGGATTGGCTGCGTTTCCGACGTTACAAGACCTACCTGAACCGGTTCACGGTCTCTCGATCATTACTCCGCCGGCAGTGACCGAACAGATCGTTGAAGATGCCATTCAAGCTGGTATCAAGCACATTTGGATGCAGCCGGGAGCCGAGAATTCAGCCTCCGTGGCTGCTGCACAAGAGGCTGGTATTAACGTGATCGCGGGCGGACCGTGTCTTCTCGTCGTGATGGGCTACCGAGAGGAATGACTCACAATCTCGGCAGCAAGGAAAGTAATCGCGAAGTTGACGTGAAATTCTATCGGGCTGGAATCGTCACCGGCTGCACCCATGCGGACTTCTTGTCTCCGATTTCAGACGGATTGTTATGGTCAGCGGAGGAGGTGACTTTTGCACGCACGTAAAGTTCCGTCCCTTGAAACTCGTAAGTCGCTGAGGTGCCCTCGGTTGTTTGCAAGACGCGACCGATCTTGGGGCTGTAGCGATGAGTGACCGCCAATGGTTCTCCATCGTCATTGAGAATCGGTTCTCCATCGAGCGGGGTATCGCGATCCGTTCCGATGAACTCGATCGTGTACGTTTCTCCCGGTTCCGGTTGAACTTCGACGGACATCTCTTTCTCGGTATGCCCGAACGAGGCGAGCGTCACACCCGAAGAAGCATAAAACTGGCCGGACTCAAGTGATTCGATGAGGCTTTTCGGGGTAAGCGAAGCTGCCTGAACCATCACCCATCCGCGTCCCGGTTCACTCGCTCTGCTTGGGATCGAATGGTAATTATGGCCGTCGTCGACCGCGAGACCGTACATCAGCGGAAGGTCGAGTCTGCCGAGCCGTTGGGACAACACGATGTCCCAGATTCGTTCAGTTGAGGCATGCGTTTCGTCGCCTGTGTTGTGGACGCCGGGGTGTCCGTTGTAGACCTCGAAGAACTTCTCTCCCTGCAGCTTCATGATGTCTTCCGCAGAGACAGCGTAGCCAAAGTTGGGATGATTGAGGTGAATGATCATCGGTTGCCCGGTCAGTTTCCGTTGGGAAACAAC
Proteins encoded in this window:
- a CDS encoding CoA-binding protein, whose translation is MNSNESIQSFLAGDVFAVAGASTERHKYGNKVLRCYLQNDRTVYPVNPNADVVEGLAAFPTLQDLPEPVHGLSIITPPAVTEQIVEDAIQAGIKHIWMQPGAENSASVAAAQEAGINVIAGGPCLLVVMGYREE